The genomic DNA TACAGCCCGTCGGCTTTGCGCAGCCTGGCCCGCCACGCCGACCCGTCGATCGAGCTCACGCTGCGCAGCGGGCTGAACCTGCCGCAGATCGTCATCGCCAGACACAACCGGTGAATGCCGTCAGGCGTGCCGCTTGACCTGCGGCGCCACCGAGAAGAGGTCGGCGACGGTGGAGGCCAGCTCCAGGAAGGCCTGCCGGGTCGGCCGGCTGAGGAAACCGAGGTCCACCTCGGCACCTTCGGCGAGGTGATCGTCGAACGGAACCACGTGCAGGGCCCGCACCCTGGGCAGGAAATGGTTGGACAGCTGCCCCATGTCGAGCCCCAGTGCGCCCGGGCGCGAGGCGCTGACCACCACTATCGCCTTCGGTACCAGATGTGAATAGCCGTTGCGCTCAAGCCAATCCAACGTCGCAAGAGCGCTACGTGCCGAGTCGATGGCAGGCGATGCGACGATCACGATCGCATCCGCGACATCCAGCACTCCCGCCATCGCCGAGTGCACCAGCCCGGTGCCGCAGTCGGTCAGGATGATGTTGTAGAAGCGCTGCAGCACACTCAGCACACCGCGATAGTCGTGCTCCGAGAACGCCTCCGAGGTGGCCGGGTCGCGCTCGGAGGCCAAGATCTCCAGGCGGCTGGTGCTTTGGGAGGTATGGCGGCGGATGTCGGAGTACCGCGAGATGCCGTCGTCGAGGAGCACGTCGCGCACGGTGGAACTGCATTCGTTGGGTCCGCGCTGGGCGAGCGTGCCGAAGTCGGGGTTGGCATCCACCGCGATCACGCGATCGCCGCGGGTCGCGGCCAGGGTGGCCCCCAAGCCAACCGTGGTGGTGGTTTTACCCACCCCGCCCTTCTGGGACAGCAAGGCGATGTTGAACGGCCCGCCGACCACCGGCTGGTTGACCCGATCCATGAGCGTCTTGTGGGTTGACTCCTGTTCGGAGACACCAGGATTCATGCCGGTGGCCCGGTACACGGCCTTGCGCCAGCCTGACTTCGGCGTGGGCGCGGCACGGACCAGGCCGAGTTCCCCGTTGCTGGGCACCACCGACGGGCGCTGACCATCTGCGGTCCGCGGCTTGATGGAGGTGAACGGAGTCGGTTCAGGCGGGCAGGCGCTCAACCGCTTGTCGTCGCTGTCGGTCATGGCTACTTCCCTCCGGTCAACTCGATGCCGTCATGCCGAGCACCTGTTTGAGTGCGGCCCGCATGTCCACCGGTTCGATCCGCATCAGCTGCGCCTCGTCGAGATCCGACAGATTCATGCCGTGGATCTCACTGAGCCGGTATTCGCGTTCCTCTTCGGCGGCCTCGATCACGTTGCGCACGAACCGGCCGTTGCCGGCCAGGTCGATGCCGGGGCGCAATTGTCCCGATTGGTCGAGCGCCTCACTCTGGCACAGCGTGACGCACGCGGTGACGAGTTCTTCGTAGGCGGCCTCCGACAATTCGGAGTCCCTGGTGCGGGCGACGAGCTTGCCGATGTCCCCCAGTTCGTGCGGACCGTAGGAGCCGAACCGGATTCGTTTGGTGAACCGCGACGCCAGACCGTCGTTGGAGGCCAGGAAGCGATCGATCTCGGCGTCGTAGCCGGCGATGATCACGACGAGACGGTCGCGGTCGTTCTCCATGCGGGCCAGCAGGGTGTCGACGGCCTCACGGCCGAAGGCGTCGCCGCCGGACAAGCCGGTCTGGATCAACGTGTAGGCCTCGTCGATGAACAGCACCCCGTCCATCGCCGAGTCAATCAGAGCGGTGGTCTTGATCGCGGTGCTGCCGAGATGCTGGCCGACGAAGTCGTGGCGTTTGGCCTCCACGATGTTTGGTGTGCGCAGCAGCCCCAGACCGCAATAGGTCTGTGCGACCACCCGGGCGATCGTGGTCTTGCCGGTGCCGGGCGGGCCGGTGAACGCCAGGTGCAGACTGCGCGCCGCCGAACTGAGCCCCTTGTCCCCGCGGACCTTTGCCAGCATCGCCGCTGACTTCAGTTTGGCGACTTGGAGTTTGACGTCTGACAAGCCGATCTGGCGATCCAGCTCCTGCTGTGCCGCTTGCAGGTATTCGTTGCCCCGCTCCGACAGATCGTCGGCCAGGAGGTCCTCCGCCGACGGCACACTGGCCGGGTCCCAACGGTCGGCGCGCGAGTCGACGATCTCCTTCGAGGTGACCACCAGCCGGTACTTGGGATCGGCCAACGCAGCAGCGTTCGCCTCGAATCCGGGGTCCTCGCTGTAGATCCGTTCGAAGATCACCCGGGCGTCCTGCTCTTCGCCCATCTCCCGAAGGGTCAGCCCCTTGCAGAACTCCGCGGCCCGCCGCGCTCCCGGAACCGGGCCCTCGATGGCCCGGTCGAGTCGGCGGATGCCCTCCCCGAACAGTCCCATCTGCGCGCACGCCGATCCGACCATCAGATCGGCACCGGCGCCGATATAGTTGTCGGTGAACGATCCCGATCTGCTCAGCGCACTCAGTACGTCGGGCCAGCGCTGCGTCGTGAAGTGCAGTACGCCACGGATATACGCACAGATCTCGCCGGTGTCACCGTCCGGCGCGGTCGCCGTCTGCTCCAGCTTGTCGAGCACCTGCTCAGCCTCGTCGAAATCCTTGGTGCTGATCATGCTGGCCGCGTAGGCAAGCCACATCTCGGTCTTGGTGCTCAACGGGTAGTCGAGGTACAGCCCGGTCTGGAAGCGCCCACTCAAGGACCGTTGCGGCAGACCGAGTCGGCGCTGCTCGCGGAACAACGACAGTGTGCTGGTTCGGTACAGGTGGTAGATGACCTCGGGGCTGGTGTCACCGGTGGCTGCGCGGCCCAACCACGCATCGCACATGTCCGGGTCGTATTCAGTGGCCCGGCGGAACGCGAGCGCCGCGTACGGCAGGTCGCGTTCGGTCTCCAACCCGTCGATGGGAATGCCGAGCGACAGCACTCCGGCATCGAAAACCCGCTGCGCATCGGTGGATCCATTCATCGGAGGTGACACATCTCCTCACTGCACGGTCAGCCGCGATTCGTCCGCTGTCTCACCAGCACGTCCCGGTTGAGCTCCGGACGGACGCCCGCGAGTGTACTAAGTTGAGCAGAATGGCACAGCCGGTGCAGTCAGCTGGCGGAACGATTTCGGTGCACACCACCGAACGCGGTCTGCCGGTGGCGCTTCGCCTCGACCCGGTCGAGTTGAAGAAGCCGCCCACACAACTGGCCGATGAGATCCTGGCGCTGTGCCGCCTGTCGGCGGCCCGTGCCCAGGTGGAGCGCAGGCGTGAGCTGGCCGAAAAGGGTTACGGCGCATCGGTCATCGGTCCGCTGCAACTGGCGACCGAGGATGAGCTGGGCCGCGCCGAGGACGAGGTCCTCGGTGAGGAGAACGAACTCCCGTCCACCTGGGGAAGGTCGGTATGACCGGCCTCGCCGACTCGCTGGTCGGCCGCATCCGCAAACAGCGTGACCTGATGCAGGCGATGGATGAGCACTGCCAATCGATTTCGGCTCGTGTCACGAGCCGTGACGGAAACGTCAGTGCCGAGGTCGACGGCATGGGTGCGATGACCGGGCTGTGGCTCGGGCCCGCCGCGCACAAGCTGGGTGCGGACGCACTGGCGAAGCTGATTGTCGAAACCGCCGGTGCTGCCGCGCAGGTGGCGGCGGCCCGCCAGCAGTTTCTGTCCCAGGAATTCGCGCAGCGTCTGCAGGAACTGAACCAGACGCCGCTGACGCGCTGGGACGGCAGCGCCTTCGAACCACGGGGTCAGCGACCCTCGCCGGCAAACCGCGACCAGTCCGAGGAGCCCGACCAACC from Mycobacterium sp. DL440 includes the following:
- the eccA gene encoding type VII secretion AAA-ATPase EccA, which produces MNGSTDAQRVFDAGVLSLGIPIDGLETERDLPYAALAFRRATEYDPDMCDAWLGRAATGDTSPEVIYHLYRTSTLSLFREQRRLGLPQRSLSGRFQTGLYLDYPLSTKTEMWLAYAASMISTKDFDEAEQVLDKLEQTATAPDGDTGEICAYIRGVLHFTTQRWPDVLSALSRSGSFTDNYIGAGADLMVGSACAQMGLFGEGIRRLDRAIEGPVPGARRAAEFCKGLTLREMGEEQDARVIFERIYSEDPGFEANAAALADPKYRLVVTSKEIVDSRADRWDPASVPSAEDLLADDLSERGNEYLQAAQQELDRQIGLSDVKLQVAKLKSAAMLAKVRGDKGLSSAARSLHLAFTGPPGTGKTTIARVVAQTYCGLGLLRTPNIVEAKRHDFVGQHLGSTAIKTTALIDSAMDGVLFIDEAYTLIQTGLSGGDAFGREAVDTLLARMENDRDRLVVIIAGYDAEIDRFLASNDGLASRFTKRIRFGSYGPHELGDIGKLVARTRDSELSEAAYEELVTACVTLCQSEALDQSGQLRPGIDLAGNGRFVRNVIEAAEEEREYRLSEIHGMNLSDLDEAQLMRIEPVDMRAALKQVLGMTASS
- a CDS encoding YbaB/EbfC family nucleoid-associated protein; amino-acid sequence: MTGLADSLVGRIRKQRDLMQAMDEHCQSISARVTSRDGNVSAEVDGMGAMTGLWLGPAAHKLGADALAKLIVETAGAAAQVAAARQQFLSQEFAQRLQELNQTPLTRWDGSAFEPRGQRPSPANRDQSEEPDQPVGT